A stretch of the Rodentibacter haemolyticus genome encodes the following:
- a CDS encoding LysE family transporter: MLNLIIVHLFGLMTPGPDFFYVSRMAASNSRRNTICGILGITLGVAFWAALSMLGLAMLFVTMPALHGVIMLMGGSYLAYLGFLMARSKKHAQFELVSASELNQQTTIKKEIMKGLLVNLSNAKVVVYFSSVMSLVLVNITETWQIVFAFAVIVVETFFYFYAVSLIFSRNIAKRLYSQYSRYIDNAAGIVFLFFGLLLIYNGINEIIHS; the protein is encoded by the coding sequence ATGCTGAATTTAATTATTGTTCATTTATTCGGTTTAATGACACCGGGGCCGGATTTCTTTTATGTGAGCCGTATGGCTGCAAGTAATTCCCGCAGAAATACAATATGCGGTATTCTCGGCATCACGCTCGGTGTCGCATTTTGGGCGGCATTATCCATGCTCGGATTAGCAATGTTATTTGTTACGATGCCGGCGCTTCACGGTGTCATAATGCTAATGGGCGGTAGCTATTTGGCGTATCTCGGTTTTTTAATGGCTCGAAGTAAAAAACACGCACAATTTGAGCTGGTTTCAGCTTCCGAACTCAATCAACAAACCACCATTAAAAAAGAAATTATGAAAGGGTTGTTGGTGAATTTATCCAATGCGAAAGTTGTCGTGTATTTTAGTAGCGTAATGTCTCTTGTGTTGGTCAATATTACCGAAACTTGGCAAATCGTGTTCGCTTTTGCCGTTATTGTGGTGGAAACCTTCTTCTATTTTTATGCCGTTTCATTGATCTTTTCACGCAATATCGCTAAGCGATTATATAGCCAATATAGCCGTTATATTGATAATGCAGCAGGTATAGTATTTTTGTTTTTCGGTTTATTACTGATTTACAATGGAATTAACGAAATCATTCATTCATAA
- a CDS encoding phosphatidylglycerophosphatase A family protein: MTENNPLKKISLANPVHLLALGFGSGLLSPAPGTWGSAVGTILGVILLALFGTKIFLILTALCFVLGCCLCQKTADDMGVHDHGSIVWDEFVGVFIVLAAIPTLSWQWGLTAFVLFRIFDILKPFPIRYFDKKLESGFGIMADDVLAALYAVMILFILQI; this comes from the coding sequence ATGACAGAAAATAATCCTTTAAAAAAAATTTCGTTAGCGAATCCCGTGCATTTACTTGCCCTTGGCTTTGGCTCGGGTTTGCTAAGTCCTGCTCCCGGTACTTGGGGGAGTGCGGTCGGTACGATTTTAGGTGTCATACTGCTTGCCCTTTTCGGCACAAAAATCTTTCTGATTTTGACCGCACTTTGCTTTGTCTTAGGTTGCTGTCTTTGTCAAAAAACCGCTGATGATATGGGCGTTCATGATCACGGCTCTATCGTTTGGGATGAATTTGTCGGCGTATTTATTGTATTGGCTGCCATTCCGACACTTTCTTGGCAATGGGGTTTAACGGCATTTGTACTATTTCGGATTTTCGATATTCTAAAACCTTTTCCGATTCGTTATTTTGATAAAAAATTGGAAAGTGGTTTTGGTATTATGGCGGATGATGTACTTGCCGCCCTCTATGCCGTGATGATTCTCTTTATTCTGCAAATTTGA
- the nusB gene encoding transcription antitermination factor NusB, with translation MVEQKQVKKPSARRRARECAVQALYSWAVSGNNVEQVELAFLLDQDMSGVNKPYFRKLFRQAVENIETLDFTIEPYIDRAFDELDPIEKAVLRLAVYELRFESDVPYKVVINEAIEVAKVFGADESHKYINGVLDKIAPALGRK, from the coding sequence ATGGTAGAGCAAAAACAAGTCAAAAAGCCTTCAGCCCGCCGCCGTGCGCGCGAATGTGCGGTTCAAGCCCTATATTCTTGGGCGGTTTCTGGTAATAATGTTGAACAAGTGGAACTGGCGTTTTTACTTGATCAGGATATGTCCGGTGTGAATAAACCTTACTTCCGCAAATTATTTCGCCAGGCAGTGGAAAATATCGAAACCCTTGACTTCACTATTGAGCCTTATATTGACCGCGCTTTTGATGAACTTGATCCGATTGAGAAAGCCGTTTTACGTTTGGCAGTGTATGAATTGCGCTTTGAATCGGATGTCCCCTATAAAGTCGTGATTAACGAAGCGATAGAAGTGGCAAAAGTATTTGGGGCGGATGAAAGCCATAAATACATTAACGGTGTGTTGGATAAAATCGCACCGGCGTTAGGACGTAAATAA
- the ribH gene encoding 6,7-dimethyl-8-ribityllumazine synthase, with protein sequence MKVLEGAVAAPNAKVAVVIARFNSFINESLLDGAIDALKRIGQVKDENITIVRAPGAYELPLVARRLAESKKFDAIVALGTVIRGGTAHFEYVAGEASTGLGKVAMEAEIPVAFGVLTTENIEQAIERAGTKAGNKGAEAALTALEMVNLLQQIDAA encoded by the coding sequence ATGAAAGTTTTAGAAGGTGCGGTAGCGGCACCAAACGCAAAAGTTGCGGTGGTTATTGCCCGTTTTAACAGTTTTATTAATGAAAGTTTATTAGATGGCGCGATTGATGCATTAAAACGTATCGGTCAGGTAAAAGATGAAAATATTACTATCGTGCGCGCACCGGGTGCGTATGAGTTGCCGTTAGTCGCACGTCGTTTAGCGGAAAGCAAAAAATTTGATGCGATTGTGGCATTAGGTACGGTAATTCGTGGCGGTACGGCGCATTTTGAATATGTCGCCGGTGAAGCGAGTACAGGTTTGGGCAAAGTGGCGATGGAAGCGGAAATTCCGGTCGCATTCGGCGTATTAACCACTGAAAATATCGAGCAAGCCATCGAACGAGCCGGTACAAAAGCGGGTAACAAGGGTGCAGAAGCGGCATTGACTGCGCTTGAAATGGTGAACCTTCTTCAACAAATTGATGCGGCATAA
- a CDS encoding YcgN family cysteine cluster protein, with protein sequence MANLTPDFWQTKSLLEMTEPEWEALCDGCGKCCYRKYIQGRGKRQKLYYTRIACNLLDVNTGKCGNYSARFKIEKDCTKLTKNNLPDFHWLPHTCAYRLLYEGKPLPDWHPLLSGNELSVKNAGVLIENGIHERDVIDWFEFVIDEV encoded by the coding sequence ATGGCAAATTTAACTCCCGATTTTTGGCAAACCAAATCTCTTCTTGAAATGACGGAACCTGAATGGGAAGCATTATGTGACGGTTGCGGTAAATGTTGTTATCGTAAATATATTCAAGGACGAGGAAAACGGCAGAAACTTTACTACACCCGTATTGCGTGTAATTTATTGGATGTGAATACGGGAAAGTGCGGTAATTATTCGGCGCGTTTTAAAATCGAAAAGGATTGCACCAAACTCACTAAAAACAATCTTCCGGATTTTCATTGGTTACCCCATACCTGTGCTTATCGTTTACTTTATGAGGGGAAACCTTTACCGGATTGGCATCCATTGTTATCCGGTAATGAGCTGTCTGTGAAAAATGCGGGTGTTTTGATTGAAAACGGTATTCATGAAAGAGATGTGATTGATTGGTTTGAATTTGTGATTGACGAAGTATAA
- a CDS encoding FkbM family methyltransferase, whose protein sequence is MKWCITQSSPHPTQIKKSFSVVQLLHNTENDRTLVLYINKEDNIMHSTAQHSTAQLYNLKWGLFKLIEGDFISQYAQCYGEWSEVEVAVFHHILAASDNVIEVGANIGMHAVPLAKAIPQGKLFCFEPQRILFQHLSCNLTLNHLTNVYAYQQGVGEQHQRLDIQSSDYKVPWNYGSFSLDKGFSTEGDFKGKVHLENIEVVRLDDHIEINKLTTLKLLKVDAEGFDLQVLNGAKQLIEKYQPIIFIEVHLNTVQRTLNYMQGIGYQCYWLASNRYQKNNYFRQPKTLEGVDINFLCYPKSAENIPSFLTQVSEFSENSSIPLLEIN, encoded by the coding sequence ATGAAATGGTGCATTACGCAAAGCTCACCGCACCCTACCCAAATAAAAAAATCTTTTTCTGTTGTGCAACTGCTACATAATACCGAAAATGACCGCACTTTGGTTTTATACATTAATAAAGAGGATAACATCATGCACAGCACAGCACAGCACAGCACAGCACAATTGTACAATTTAAAATGGGGATTGTTCAAATTAATTGAGGGCGATTTTATTAGCCAGTATGCTCAATGTTATGGCGAATGGTCGGAAGTTGAAGTAGCCGTTTTTCATCATATTCTTGCAGCTAGCGATAATGTCATTGAAGTCGGTGCAAATATTGGTATGCACGCAGTTCCTTTAGCTAAAGCTATCCCACAAGGAAAGTTATTCTGTTTTGAACCTCAACGTATTCTTTTTCAACATCTCAGTTGTAATTTAACCTTAAATCACCTTACTAATGTCTATGCTTATCAACAAGGTGTAGGTGAGCAACATCAACGTCTTGATATCCAATCTTCCGATTATAAAGTTCCTTGGAATTATGGTAGCTTTTCTCTGGATAAAGGATTTAGCACGGAAGGCGATTTTAAGGGCAAGGTTCATTTAGAAAATATTGAAGTAGTCCGTTTAGACGATCATATCGAAATTAATAAATTGACGACTCTAAAATTATTGAAAGTCGATGCGGAGGGCTTTGATTTACAAGTCTTGAATGGAGCAAAACAATTAATTGAAAAATATCAGCCTATTATTTTTATCGAAGTGCATTTAAATACAGTACAGAGAACCTTAAATTATATGCAAGGTATAGGTTATCAATGCTATTGGTTGGCAAGTAATAGATATCAAAAGAATAACTATTTCCGTCAACCCAAAACACTAGAAGGCGTGGATATTAACTTTCTTTGTTACCCTAAATCAGCAGAAAATATCCCTTCATTTTTAACTCAAGTATCTGAATTTTCAGAGAATAGTTCTATTCCTTTATTAGAAATAAATTAA
- the glnS gene encoding glutamine--tRNA ligase produces MSNTEHNLETVESTRPHNFITQIIDEDLENGKHNNVYTRFPPEPNGYLHIGHAKSICLNFGIAKDYNGLCNLRFDDTNPVKEDVEYVDSIKQDVEWLGFHWAGDVHYASDYFDVLYDYAIELIKKGLAYVDELSPEEMREYRGTLTEPGKNSPYRDRSVEENLALFEKMKNGEFAEGKASLRAKIDMASPFMVMRDPVLYRIKFASHHQTGDKWCIYPMYDFTHCISDAIERITHSLCTLEFQDNRRLYDWVLDNISIERPLPHQYEFSRLNLEYTLTSKRKLLKLVTDGIVDGWNDPRMPTISGLRRRGYTPASIREFCRRIGVTKQDNVVEYSALESCIRDDLNENAPRAMAVLNPLKVVIENFGEKEILKAPNHPNRPELGTRELPFTREIYIDQADFREEANKQYKRLVLGKEVRLRNAYVIKAERVEKDADGNITTVYCTYDPETLGKNPADGRKVKGVIQWVSAEDNLPAEFRLYDRLFTVPNPGVAEELSEVLNPNSLIIKQGFVEKSLHSVEPEKAYQFEREGYYCADSKDSRADHLVFNLTVSLKEGF; encoded by the coding sequence ATGAGCAATACAGAACATAATCTAGAAACGGTGGAAAGCACACGTCCGCATAATTTTATTACGCAAATTATTGATGAAGATTTAGAAAATGGTAAACACAACAATGTTTACACCCGTTTCCCGCCTGAACCAAACGGCTATTTACACATTGGTCACGCAAAATCCATTTGTTTAAACTTCGGTATAGCGAAAGATTACAACGGATTATGTAATTTGCGTTTTGATGACACTAATCCGGTAAAAGAAGATGTGGAATACGTTGATTCCATCAAGCAGGACGTAGAATGGCTGGGTTTCCATTGGGCAGGCGATGTTCACTATGCTTCCGATTATTTTGATGTGTTATATGATTATGCTATTGAGTTAATCAAAAAAGGTCTGGCATATGTCGATGAGCTTTCACCGGAAGAAATGCGCGAATATCGCGGCACGCTGACGGAGCCGGGGAAAAATAGCCCGTATCGTGATCGTAGCGTAGAAGAAAACTTAGCCTTATTCGAGAAAATGAAAAATGGTGAATTTGCCGAAGGTAAAGCAAGTTTACGTGCGAAAATTGATATGGCTTCACCTTTTATGGTTATGCGTGATCCGGTACTTTATCGTATTAAATTTGCAAGCCATCACCAAACGGGCGACAAATGGTGTATCTACCCGATGTACGATTTTACCCACTGTATTTCCGATGCAATTGAGCGCATTACGCATTCGTTATGTACGCTTGAATTTCAAGATAACCGCCGCTTGTATGATTGGGTGTTGGATAATATTTCAATTGAACGTCCATTGCCTCACCAATATGAATTTTCACGTTTGAATTTGGAATATACGCTGACCTCCAAACGTAAGCTATTAAAATTAGTCACAGACGGGATTGTAGATGGCTGGAATGATCCGCGTATGCCAACGATTTCCGGTTTACGTCGTCGTGGTTACACACCAGCTTCCATTCGTGAATTTTGCCGCCGCATAGGGGTGACAAAACAAGATAATGTAGTGGAATACAGTGCGTTGGAATCCTGCATTCGTGATGACTTAAATGAAAACGCACCACGAGCGATGGCTGTGTTAAATCCGTTAAAAGTTGTGATTGAGAATTTTGGAGAAAAAGAAATCTTAAAAGCTCCGAATCACCCGAATCGCCCGGAGCTTGGTACCCGTGAATTGCCTTTTACCCGTGAAATTTATATCGATCAAGCGGATTTTCGCGAAGAAGCGAATAAACAATATAAACGTTTGGTGCTTGGTAAAGAAGTACGCCTACGTAACGCCTACGTGATCAAAGCGGAACGGGTAGAAAAAGATGCGGATGGTAATATCACGACTGTGTATTGTACTTACGATCCTGAAACTTTAGGCAAAAATCCGGCAGATGGTCGCAAAGTGAAAGGCGTAATTCAATGGGTTTCCGCAGAAGATAATTTACCGGCGGAGTTTCGTTTGTATGATCGCTTATTTACTGTGCCAAATCCGGGGGTGGCAGAAGAGCTTTCCGAAGTGTTAAATCCAAATTCACTCATCATTAAACAAGGTTTTGTAGAAAAAAGCCTGCATAGTGTAGAACCGGAAAAAGCTTACCAATTTGAACGCGAAGGTTATTATTGCGCCGACAGCAAAGACAGTCGCGCTGACCATTTAGTGTTTAACTTAACCGTGAGCTTGAAAGAAGGTTTTTAG
- a CDS encoding MuF-C-terminal domain-containing protein, translating into MAVYASNTTKNGLVVLTELSVVETKTGKESPVVVALHFERDDGRLELINIKRAYERDADKIANDDLSKRDVYYMNNKKWQCLVKNHPSLQLANAFSDDSANKPYFMRTEKICKRIAEIRLETKFVVLSLR; encoded by the coding sequence GTGGCGGTCTATGCGTCTAATACCACGAAGAATGGCTTAGTTGTATTAACTGAACTAAGTGTGGTTGAAACTAAGACAGGAAAAGAAAGTCCAGTGGTTGTGGCGTTACACTTCGAGAGAGATGACGGTCGATTAGAGCTTATCAACATCAAGAGAGCGTATGAGCGCGATGCAGATAAAATCGCTAACGATGATTTATCTAAGCGAGATGTTTACTATATGAACAATAAAAAATGGCAATGTCTTGTCAAAAACCACCCTAGCCTACAATTAGCTAACGCATTTTCTGACGACTCTGCCAACAAGCCGTATTTTATGAGAACGGAAAAAATTTGCAAGCGTATCGCAGAGATTCGGTTAGAGACAAAGTTCGTAGTTCTATCGCTCCGTTGA
- a CDS encoding NUDIX hydrolase N-terminal domain-containing protein, whose product MTEETKLKWLSWAKELQFLSQAGLTYSKDPFDIERFERIRDIAAEIMSTKSGLPLDIVNDLFCNEMGFQTPKLDTRAVIFKDNRILLVKERNGTWSLPGGWVDVLETVKSNTEKEVKEEAGLDVRAIRIIALHDKNTHNSKPFAYNVCKVFVECEVLGGCFQENIETVESGYFSMDNLPPLADEKNTEEQIRMCFLAHNNRDWEVQFD is encoded by the coding sequence ATGACTGAAGAAACAAAACTTAAATGGCTTAGTTGGGCTAAGGAACTTCAATTCCTCTCACAAGCAGGATTGACATATTCAAAAGATCCTTTTGACATCGAACGCTTTGAGCGCATACGTGATATTGCCGCCGAAATAATGAGTACCAAGAGTGGCTTGCCGTTGGATATTGTCAACGATTTGTTTTGTAACGAAATGGGTTTTCAAACCCCTAAGTTGGATACACGGGCTGTCATATTTAAGGACAACCGGATTTTGCTTGTAAAAGAACGCAACGGCACATGGTCGCTCCCGGGTGGTTGGGTCGATGTATTGGAAACCGTGAAATCCAATACTGAAAAAGAAGTCAAGGAAGAAGCTGGGCTTGATGTCAGAGCTATCCGCATAATAGCTTTACATGACAAGAACACTCACAATTCAAAACCTTTCGCCTATAACGTCTGTAAAGTGTTTGTAGAATGTGAAGTGCTCGGCGGGTGTTTTCAAGAGAATATCGAAACAGTTGAAAGCGGTTATTTTAGTATGGATAATTTGCCGCCGCTTGCCGATGAAAAAAATACCGAAGAACAAATAAGAATGTGTTTTTTAGCCCATAATAATAGAGATTGGGAAGTGCAGTTTGATTGA
- a CDS encoding efflux RND transporter periplasmic adaptor subunit, with protein MKKILFILGLFILGGFAFYFFTADNNQQSAYLTEKVTRGNIEKTVVASGSISSINEVDVGAQVSGKITKLYVTLGQEVKKGDLIADIDSTTQINELNTKKAVLASYQAQLKAKETALNVAQSAYSRYSKLYAQKAASLDDLNNAKNTFDAAKSEVDALKESIKQAEIEVNTAETNVGYTKITSPIDGTIISTPISEGQTVNSAQTTPTIVKVADLTQMRIKPEISEGDITKVKAGQKVIFTILSEPNIRYEGVISSVDPATTTKSDNSSSSSGNSSTSGSSGAIYYYANLIVDNPDRTLRIGMTTENNIKIADAKNVLLISNMAIQKKDGKTFVNVLNEKNQPEMREVEIGVQNDFQTEIKAGLNESDNVIVSQVASDEKVGGTVRSRGPRMF; from the coding sequence ATGAAGAAAATTTTATTTATACTCGGTCTTTTTATTTTAGGCGGTTTCGCCTTTTATTTTTTTACCGCGGACAACAATCAGCAATCCGCTTATCTCACTGAAAAAGTAACTCGCGGTAATATTGAAAAAACCGTTGTTGCCTCAGGCTCCATCAGCAGCATTAACGAAGTTGATGTCGGCGCGCAAGTTTCGGGTAAAATCACAAAACTTTACGTTACACTAGGACAAGAAGTAAAAAAAGGTGATTTGATTGCCGATATTGATTCTACTACTCAAATTAATGAGCTGAATACAAAAAAAGCCGTATTGGCAAGCTATCAAGCGCAATTAAAAGCAAAAGAAACCGCACTGAATGTGGCACAATCCGCTTACTCCCGTTATTCCAAACTTTATGCTCAAAAGGCGGCCTCGCTTGATGATTTAAACAATGCGAAAAACACCTTTGATGCGGCAAAATCAGAAGTGGATGCGTTGAAAGAATCCATAAAACAAGCGGAAATTGAGGTGAATACGGCAGAAACCAATGTCGGCTATACCAAAATTACCTCACCGATTGACGGAACGATTATTTCCACCCCGATTTCCGAAGGGCAAACTGTCAATTCGGCACAAACAACACCAACCATTGTAAAAGTGGCGGATTTGACTCAAATGCGCATAAAACCGGAAATTTCGGAAGGTGACATCACAAAAGTGAAAGCCGGTCAAAAGGTTATTTTTACAATTTTGTCCGAGCCAAACATTCGGTATGAAGGTGTAATTTCTTCTGTCGATCCGGCCACCACAACAAAAAGTGATAACTCTTCTAGTTCATCAGGCAATTCAAGTACGTCCGGCAGTTCCGGTGCGATCTATTATTATGCCAATTTAATCGTTGATAATCCCGACCGCACTTTGCGTATCGGCATGACGACGGAAAACAACATTAAAATTGCCGATGCGAAAAATGTATTGTTGATTTCCAATATGGCAATTCAAAAGAAAGACGGCAAAACCTTTGTAAATGTCTTGAACGAAAAAAATCAACCGGAAATGAGAGAAGTGGAAATCGGTGTACAAAATGATTTTCAAACGGAAATAAAAGCCGGCTTAAATGAAAGTGACAACGTCATTGTTTCACAAGTCGCTTCCGATGAAAAAGTAGGCGGTACGGTTCGTTCTCGCGGTCCGAGAATGTTCTAA
- a CDS encoding MacB family efflux pump subunit — MNIIEINKLNRYFGEGENRVHILKNVSLNIEKGDFVAIIGQSGSGKSTLMNIIGCLDTATDGSYKIDGNETNQLSADQLSDLRSQKFGFIFQRYNLLSSLTAAENVALPAIYAGIPQTQRLDRAKQLLEKLGLDDKWQNKPNQLSGGQQQRVSIARALMNGGEIILADEPTGALDSHSGQNVMEILRQLHHEGHTIIMVTHDRDIAASANRVIEIRDGEIIADNQKESVKSAVENQPKIKPHFGFSKDQLIEAFRMSISAIVAHKMRSLLTMLGIIIGITSVVSVVALGNGSQQKILENIKGIGTNTMTIFNGTGFGDRKAEQMQNLTINDANALNQQSYVQSVTPNSSSSGTLVYGNQTFSTTNLKGVGEQYFDVEGLTLKQGNFFSAQDVQENNQVVLIDENGQKTIFSNESPLGKIVMFNKRPLRIVGVVSDKQMGGASSSLNIYAPYTTVMNKISGSKKIGSITVKITDDVNSTVAEKSITELLTIRHGKEDFFVMNSDTIKQAVESTTGTMKLLISSIAFISLIVGGIGVMNIMLVSVTERTKEIGVRMAIGARQTNILQQFLIEAVLICLIGGITGILLSGTIGLLFNFFMEDFAMAFSAVSIITAVLFSTLIGVVFGYMPAKRAAQLNPITALARE; from the coding sequence ATGAATATTATTGAAATTAATAAGCTCAACCGCTACTTTGGCGAAGGCGAAAATCGCGTTCATATTTTAAAGAATGTTTCCTTAAATATTGAAAAAGGCGATTTTGTTGCAATTATCGGCCAATCCGGCTCGGGTAAATCCACGTTAATGAATATTATCGGGTGTTTGGATACGGCAACCGACGGTTCTTATAAAATTGACGGCAACGAAACCAATCAGCTTTCAGCCGATCAATTATCCGATTTACGTAGCCAAAAGTTCGGTTTTATTTTCCAACGTTATAATCTACTTTCAAGTTTAACGGCGGCGGAAAATGTCGCACTCCCTGCAATTTATGCGGGAATACCGCAAACGCAACGTTTAGATCGCGCCAAGCAATTATTAGAGAAACTCGGTTTAGACGATAAATGGCAAAATAAACCGAACCAACTTTCAGGCGGTCAGCAACAGCGGGTAAGTATCGCTCGCGCATTAATGAACGGCGGTGAAATTATTCTTGCCGATGAACCCACGGGTGCACTGGATTCTCACAGCGGACAAAATGTGATGGAAATTTTGCGTCAATTACATCACGAAGGTCATACCATCATTATGGTCACACACGATCGTGATATTGCAGCCAGTGCAAATCGCGTTATTGAAATTCGAGACGGTGAAATCATTGCCGACAATCAAAAAGAAAGCGTAAAAAGTGCGGTCGAAAATCAGCCCAAAATTAAACCGCACTTTGGTTTCAGTAAAGATCAACTTATTGAAGCTTTTCGTATGTCCATCAGTGCGATTGTGGCGCATAAAATGCGCTCTCTACTCACTATGCTCGGTATTATTATCGGGATCACCTCGGTGGTTTCCGTAGTGGCATTGGGTAATGGCTCGCAACAGAAAATTTTAGAAAACATTAAGGGTATCGGCACGAATACGATGACCATTTTTAACGGTACGGGCTTTGGCGATCGAAAAGCCGAGCAAATGCAAAATCTCACGATAAATGACGCTAATGCATTAAATCAACAAAGTTATGTACAAAGCGTAACACCGAACAGCAGTTCAAGCGGTACTTTAGTTTATGGTAATCAAACCTTTTCCACCACCAATTTAAAAGGGGTCGGCGAGCAATATTTTGATGTTGAGGGCTTAACGCTCAAACAAGGAAATTTCTTTTCCGCTCAGGATGTGCAAGAAAATAATCAGGTGGTATTAATTGATGAAAATGGTCAAAAAACCATTTTTTCAAATGAATCACCGCTTGGAAAAATCGTTATGTTTAACAAACGACCTTTACGCATTGTCGGCGTGGTATCGGATAAACAAATGGGGGGGGCGAGTAGCTCGTTAAATATCTATGCGCCTTATACCACGGTGATGAATAAAATCTCCGGCAGCAAAAAGATCGGCTCTATCACAGTAAAAATCACTGATGATGTCAATTCGACAGTGGCAGAAAAAAGTATTACGGAATTACTGACTATACGCCACGGAAAGGAAGACTTTTTCGTGATGAACAGCGACACCATCAAACAAGCCGTTGAAAGTACGACTGGTACAATGAAATTGCTGATTTCTTCTATCGCCTTTATTTCCTTAATTGTGGGCGGCATTGGCGTTATGAATATTATGCTGGTTTCAGTAACCGAACGAACCAAAGAAATCGGTGTGCGTATGGCGATCGGTGCGCGCCAAACCAATATTTTACAGCAGTTTTTAATTGAAGCCGTACTTATTTGTTTAATCGGCGGTATTACCGGCATTTTACTTTCAGGCACAATCGGATTGCTGTTTAATTTCTTTATGGAAGATTTTGCTATGGCATTTTCCGCCGTCTCAATTATTACGGCGGTACTCTTCTCTACCCTTATCGGCGTAGTATTCGGCTATATGCCGGCAAAACGTGCGGCACAGTTGAATCCGATTACCGCTCTCGCTCGTGAATAG